One Methylomonas sp. LL1 DNA window includes the following coding sequences:
- a CDS encoding FHA domain-containing protein, whose amino-acid sequence MKLIRCERGHYYDSRQHSSCPTCGVPGLDVQNTQAKPAAPEAESMVTQVRGQGGVQADVGVTVAMVRKKIGIDPVVGWLVCIDGPEKGRDYRVRSERNGIGRGSDMAICINGDEAISRENHAYISFNPRKASFRIAPGDGRGMIYLNGEEVDVPMPLQAYDRIELGQTHLLFVPLCGEKFNWETQGA is encoded by the coding sequence ATGAAACTGATACGCTGTGAACGCGGCCACTATTACGACTCTCGGCAACATAGTAGCTGTCCCACCTGCGGCGTGCCCGGGCTGGATGTACAAAATACTCAAGCCAAACCGGCAGCTCCCGAGGCGGAGTCCATGGTGACGCAAGTGCGAGGACAGGGCGGCGTGCAGGCCGATGTCGGAGTGACGGTGGCGATGGTGCGCAAGAAAATCGGCATTGATCCGGTGGTCGGCTGGCTGGTGTGCATCGATGGCCCGGAAAAAGGCCGGGATTATAGGGTGCGTAGTGAACGCAACGGCATTGGCCGAGGTTCGGACATGGCGATTTGCATCAATGGTGATGAAGCCATATCACGCGAGAATCATGCCTATATTAGTTTCAATCCGCGTAAGGCCAGTTTTCGGATCGCTCCCGGCGACGGCCGAGGCATGATTTATCTGAATGGCGAGGAGGTCGATGTGCCGATGCCGTTACAGGCTTATGACCGTATCGAATTGGGCCAGACCCATCTGTTGTTCGTGCCCCTGTGCGGCGAAAAATTCAATTGGGAAACCCAGGGGGCTTGA
- a CDS encoding FHA domain-containing protein — translation MRHVCLLLLLLWTGWSRAGETGDLRLIQAQADLPVIALWLNLPAAALLEPEQFSISVGANPAKVTAIDTFRQTGEGVAYIFLVDISKSIKSRQFEQIKSALRGWLDGMGEQDRGALISFGREVKQQLDFTGDRDALNNAIDSLAATDMETGLYRGLLEGISLGRRQNQDLPARRAIVVLSDGIDDSLKGVAVDEVFKQSQEYRVPIYSIGFTSQPFSESKREGLRVLSRLSRQSGGYFVQAESAQLNDAYQQLQQSITQAYRLRLDCPDCRADGQLHRINVTWSDGQQTLSDGFDLRLLPKSTVGKPLTADGKITGMPEQLLILAVAAIALMVGMLLIYRQRLARARAAILEPIIEPGVVEKNAQPSKQLTAGYEVRLTVVAGMRKGKTYGLRIAERATLGRAASCELVLDDDVEISGQHAMLRIADGKLSVRDLNSTNGTLVNGVPIHNDYPLRRGDLLLLGRTELRIELAGPA, via the coding sequence ATGCGTCATGTTTGCCTATTGTTGCTTTTACTATGGACAGGATGGAGTCGCGCGGGGGAAACCGGCGATTTACGGCTGATCCAGGCCCAAGCCGATTTACCCGTCATCGCGTTGTGGTTGAATTTGCCGGCCGCCGCCCTGCTTGAGCCGGAGCAATTCAGTATCAGTGTTGGCGCCAATCCGGCCAAAGTGACAGCCATCGATACCTTTCGGCAAACCGGTGAAGGCGTGGCTTATATTTTTTTGGTGGATATATCCAAATCCATCAAAAGCCGGCAGTTCGAACAAATCAAAAGCGCGTTGCGCGGTTGGCTGGACGGCATGGGGGAGCAGGATAGAGGCGCGTTGATCAGTTTCGGCCGCGAGGTTAAACAACAACTGGATTTTACCGGCGACCGAGATGCGCTAAATAATGCCATAGACTCGTTGGCGGCCACCGACATGGAAACCGGTTTGTATCGAGGCTTACTGGAAGGAATCAGTCTGGGGCGCCGGCAGAATCAAGACTTACCGGCGCGTCGGGCTATCGTGGTGTTAAGCGACGGCATAGATGACAGCTTGAAAGGCGTGGCGGTGGACGAAGTTTTCAAACAAAGCCAGGAATACCGGGTGCCGATCTACAGCATCGGTTTTACTTCGCAGCCGTTCAGCGAGAGCAAGCGCGAGGGCTTGAGAGTATTGAGCCGATTGTCGCGCCAGTCGGGCGGGTATTTCGTCCAGGCCGAGTCGGCCCAACTCAATGATGCCTATCAACAACTGCAACAATCGATCACCCAAGCCTATCGTCTAAGGCTGGATTGCCCTGACTGTCGCGCTGATGGGCAGTTACATCGGATCAACGTAACCTGGAGCGATGGCCAACAGACGCTGAGTGATGGTTTTGACCTGCGTTTGTTGCCCAAATCAACCGTCGGCAAACCGCTGACGGCTGATGGCAAGATAACCGGCATGCCAGAGCAACTTCTGATTTTGGCCGTCGCGGCAATTGCCCTTATGGTCGGCATGCTGTTGATTTATCGGCAACGTCTGGCTCGGGCCAGGGCCGCCATCTTGGAGCCGATAATCGAACCCGGGGTGGTGGAAAAAAACGCGCAGCCCTCGAAGCAATTGACTGCCGGGTATGAGGTGCGGCTGACGGTCGTGGCCGGTATGCGCAAAGGCAAGACCTATGGTTTACGGATTGCCGAACGCGCCACGCTTGGCCGTGCCGCAAGCTGCGAATTAGTGCTGGACGACGATGTGGAAATCTCCGGTCAGCATGCCATGCTGCGGATCGCGGACGGCAAATTGAGCGTGCGCGATTTGAATTCCACCAACGGCACTCTGGTCAACGGCGTGCCGATTCATAACGACTATCCGTTACGCCGGGGTGACTTACTGTTGCTGGGGCGCACGGAACTGCGGATCGAATTGGCCGGGCCAGCTTGA